From Pseudomonas sp. G2-4:
CCGGCCGAAGCCGAGTTCCAGCATCGCCGCGCCTTGCAGCGCTTGTTGATGCAGCAATTGGCGGAGTCGGCGAAGTTCCTGCGTGGCAAGCTGCCGGGGCTCACGGAACTGGGCTTGCTGTACCGCGACTTGGGCCGCATCGACAGCCTGGTGGAAGACATCCTGCTGGCCAGCCTGGACAGTTGCGTGTTGGACGGCGAGGAAAGCCTGCCCCGTGACGGCGCCGCGCTGGCCTCCCTGGCCGAGCGCAAGCGTGGCGGCTGGACCGAGCACGCCGAACGCCTGGCGAAGCTGACCCTGGACATCCTCAAGCTCTGGCATGGCCTGCAAAAACGCTTCAAGGGCAAGATCGACTTGGCCCAGGCCGTGGCGCTGAACGACATCAAGCAGCAGCTCAGCCACCTGGTGTACCCGGGCTTCGTGCGCGAAACCCCGCATCAATGGCTCAAGGAACTGCCACGCTACCTCAAGGCCATCGAACAACGTTTCGAGAAACTGGGCAGCCAAGTGCAGAAGGACCGGGTCTGGAGCGGCGAGTTGTCGAACCTCTGGGCCCAATACCAGGCCCGTGCCAGCAAACATGTCCAGGAAGGCAAGCGCGATCCGCAGCTGGAGCTGTACCGCTGGTGGCTGGAGGAATACCGGGTGTCGCTGTTCGCCCAGCAGTTGGGGACCAAAGTGCCGATTTCCGACAAGCGCCTGAGCAAGCAGTGGGGGCTGGTGGAGGGTTGATCGTACAAGCCGGGTAAGCGCCACTTTCCCCTGTGGGAGCGAGCAGGCTCGCTCCCACAGGATTTTTGTCGTATGTAAGGGAGAATGGGCCAAACGCCAGCGTTTATGGCAAACTTCGCGCCTATAAATGCCGGTCCCGTGGTTTTGAGCTTCACTGCCCCGGGCGGATCGGAATAAAGCACTGCCAGGTCTGCTTCCCCTGGATGGGAAAAGACCCTTTGTGTATTGGTACGTCGGTGCCAATGCTTTCTGCCTGAACAGATCAGAGACACGACCATGCATAACGTCGTCATCAGCGGCACCGGCCTTTACACCCCGGCCAACAGCATCTCCAACGAAGAGCTGGTGCAATCTTTCAATACCTATGTCACGCAGTTCAACGCCGACAACGCCGAGGCCATCGAGCGCGGTGAAGTCGAGGCATTGACCGAGTCCAACGCCGCATTCATCGAAAAGGCCTCTGGTATCAAGAGCCGCTTTGTCATGGACAAGGACGGCATCCTCGACCCGCAACGCATGGCGCCGCGTCTGCCGGAGCGTTCCAACGACGAATGGTCGGTGCTCTGCGAAATGGCCGTCGGTGCCGCCAAGCAGGCCTTGGAACGCGCCGGCCGCACTGCCGCCGATATCGACGGCGTGATCGTCGCCTGTTCCAACCTGCAGCGCGCGTATCCGGCCATCGCCATCGAAGTCCAGGAAGCCTTGGGCATCGAAGGTTTTGGCTTCGACATGAACGTGGCCTGTTCTTCCGCGACGTTCGGCATCCAGGCCGCGGCCAACAGCGTGCAGCTTGGCCAGGCCCGGGCGATCCTGATGGTCAATCCGGAAGTGTGCACCGGCCACCTGAACTTCCGCGATCGCGATAGCCACTTCATCTTCGGCGATGCGGCCACCGCCGTGATCATCGAACGGGCTGACCTGGCGACCTCGCCGTACCAGTTCGACGTGGTCAGCACCAAGCTGCTCACCAAGTTCTCCAACAACATCCGCAACAACTTCGGCTTCCTCAACCGCGCCGCCGAAGAGGGCATCGGCAGTCGCGACAAACTGTTCGTCCAGGAAGGCCGCAAGGTTTTCCGCGACGTCTGTCCGATGGTGGCCGAGCTGATCGCTGCCCACCTGGAAGAAAACCAGCTGAACGTCGGCGAAGTGAAGCGCTTCTGGCTGCACCAGGCCAACCTCAGCATGAACCACCTGATCGTGCGCAAGTTGCTGGGCCGCGAAGCTACCGAAGAGGAAGCGCCAGTGATCCTCGACCGCTACGCGAACACCAGCTCGGCGGGCTCGGTGATTGCATTCCACAAATACCAGGATGATCTGCCCAGCGGCTCGGTCGCCGTGCTCAGCTCGTTCGGCGCTGGGTATTCGATTGGTAGCGTGATTTTGCGTAAGCATTGATCGGGTCTGGCTCAGCTTTCATCTGGGCTGGTTCCGCTTTTGTGGCGAGGGAGCTTGCTCCCGCTGGGCTGCGAAGCGGCCCCAGGATTTTGCGGTTGCTGCGCAACCGAGCGGGAGCAAGCTCCCTCGCCACAACGGCACCACCCGTCCATTAGGCAACGGGGCGTTGAATGACAGTCACCGATGACACCCAACTGCTCAAACGCCTCCTGGCCGGCGAGCAGCAGGCCTACAAGGAACTGGTCAGCACCTACCAGGGCCCCATGCGCGCCGTGGCCTATGCCATCGTCGGTAGCCGCCATGCCGACGAAGTGGTGCAGGACGCGTGGCTGTCGGTGGTGCGCAATCTCAATGGTTTCCAGGGCCGATCCAGCCTCAAGACCTGGCTGCTGACCATCACCGCTAACGCCGCCAAGGGCCGTTACAAGCAGAACCGCCGGGAAGTGCTGCTCGATGATCTGCCGTCGCCCCACGGCACCCTGGGCGATGATCGCTTCGCCGCCGATGGCCATTGGCTGCTGGCGCCGTTCGCCTGGCACCAGGACACACCGGAGGCGTTGCTCACAATGAGCGAACTGCGCGATTGCCTCGAACACACGTTGCTCAGCCTGTCGGAACTGCAAAGCAGCGTATTGACCCTGCGTGAACGCCAGGGGCTGGAGCCGGAAGAGATCTGTAATCTTCTCGACATCTCGCTCTCCAACGTACGCGTGCTGTTGCATCGCGCTCGGCTTAAGGTCTTCGCGACCGTAGAACATTTCGAGGAAACCGGCGAATGCTGACCTGCAAGGAACAAGTGGCGCGCTCCAGCGATTATCTCGACGGCCAACTGAGCTTCCGTGAGCGCCTGATGGTGCGTCATCACTTGATGTTCTGTGCCCATTGCCGACGATTCATCCGCCAGATGCGTCTGATGCAGGCGACCCTCAAAAAGCTTCCTGAAGCCCCGATTCCCGACCTGGATCACCTCGCCGAGAAACTCGCCTCCGAGCGTCGCCGAAACATCCGCTGAGCCCTGAGAACCATGTCCCCTTGTGGGAGCGAGCTTGCTCGCGATGGCGGCGTATCAGACAACGAATCTGTCACTGACATACCGCCATCGCGAGCAAGCTCGCTCCCACAAGGGGTTTGCCGTTGCGCTGGTTATTCCCATTCGAAGTAAAAAGTTCCCCTGTCATAAAATCTTTATCTGACAGCAACTGCGCTGACACAACCCCTCGCCAAGATCCCCTCCAACACCAGCGGGCTCAGTTCCGCGTGTTTTCTAACGGCATAGACTACCAACAGGGGAATTCTTCGATGATCCGCAAGCACTTCGCAGGTGTTGCCGCCAGCGCACTGGCCATGGCAGTAACCGCCCAGGCTTTCGCCGGCACCGTCACCACCGACGGCGCCGATATCGTGGTTAAAACCAAGGGCGGCCTTGAGGTCGCTACCACTGATAAAGAGTTCAGCTTCAAGCTCGGTGGTCGTTTGCAGGCTGACTACAGCCAGTTCAACGGTATCTACACCGACAATGGCGACAAAGCCGACGCCGCTTACATCCGCCGTGGCTTCTTGGAGCTGTCCGGCGTGCTGTACACGGATTGGGCCTACACCCTCAACTACGATTTCTCCCACAACAGCGGCGACTCCGATAACGGCTACTTCGACGAAGCGTCCCTGGCCTACAACGGCTTCAAGCCGGTCTCGATCAAGGTCGGTCGTTTCGACCCCGACTTCGGCCTGGAAAAAGCCACCAGCTCCAAGTGGGTGACTGCTCCTGAGCGCAACGCCGCCTACGACCTGATCGACTGGGCCAACGGCCACCAGAACGGTCTGGGCATCCAGGCTTCCAGCACCTTCGCCGATTCGTTCTACGCCTCGGCCGGTGTGTTCAGCAAGGACACCGACGACACTGACGGCAACAGCATCAAGCAAGCCAACGGTCGTTTCGTATTCGCCCCGATGCACGAGGCCGGCAACGTGTTGCACTTCGGCTTGAACGTGGCCTCGCGCGACGTCTCCGACACCGCGTTCGACGCCCGTTATCGCTCCCGTCTGGGCATGCGTGGTGTTGAAACCCTCGGCGGCAACGATGCCGGCCCTAACGGTAACCGTCCGGTACTGGGCGGCGCCAACAACTCGCCGGCCGGCTCGTACGACACGGATACGGCTTACGGCCTGGAAGCCGCTTTCGCCATGGGGCCTGCGTCGATCCAGGGTGAATACATTTCCCGCAAGACCAAGGCTGACAGCGACGCCTTCGAAGACCTCAAGGGTCACGGCTTCTACGTCCAGGGCGCCTACACCATCACCGGCGAGTCCCGTGGTTATAAAGTCGGCAAGTTTGACGCGATCAAACCCCAGAACAAGTCCATCGGCGCGTGGGAAGTGTTCTACCGCTTCGACAGCATGACCGTCGAAGACGACAACATCACCACTGCCTCCGCCACCCGCGACGTGGGCGATGCCGAAGCCAAGGTGCACAACCTGGGCGTGAACTGGTACGCCAACGAGGCGGTGAAAATCACTGCCGCTTACGTCAAGGCCAAGACCGACAACGTCACCAACGCCAATGGTGATGACGATGGCAAAGGTGTGGTTGTTCGTGCCCAGTACGTATTCTAAGTTGTGCTGATCTGATACAGCGTTCTTGCTTCATCCGTTAAAGCTCCTTTGAACCCCGCCTTTGGTGGGGTTTTTTTTGCTCCGCATTTGCCTGAAGTGCTGTATGGGCAATCACCTGTCAACCCTGACAGTTTCGTGGCATTTGAAAAGAGTGCTTACTTTGTCCAGCCGCAGAACGACGGGCAGCGTCTGGGGGCTGGGCAGTACTCGCATTGCTTGTCGAAATGAAGCGCCTGAGCGGTCCATGACAATCACCGGTGAAGATGGAGAGCAACATGGCTGGTCCAGATAAAAAAGAGCAACTTGCATCCAATGAATCCTCTCCTGAGGCCGATGCTTCGTCCGGCGAACCGGCTTTCAGCTTCCACTATGACGCACTGGACACGTTGGCTGGACGCAGTACTTCGAGCGGTAAAGAGCACCGGTTCTACCGCCACGATGAACTGGCGAACGAGATCCTGGGGGGCGTCAGCCGTACCTTCCTGAGGGCCGAGGGCATCGTGCTGGCCGAGCAGCAGACCGGCGGTGAGCCAACGCCCCGTTTGCTGGCGGGGGATGACAAGAACAGCGTGCTGGTTGAGGTCAGTCAGGATGCTATCAAGGCAATCGCGTATTCAGCATACGGTCATCGCATGGATGACGCATCGGTGAGAAGCCCACTGGGTTATAACGGCGAGCGACGTGAGACACAAACCGGTTGGTACTTGTTGGGTAATGGTTATCGAGTCTTCAATCCGCTGTTGATGAGGTTCCACAGTCCGGACAGCTTGAGCCCTTTTGGTAAGGGGGGATTGAATGCGTATATGTATTGTGTGGGGGATCCTATTAATAATTTGGATCCGACGGGGCATACTGTCTTTGGATTTTTCTCACGTGGTTTCAGAGGTCTATTCGGATCAAATAGAATTACCACTGCAACTCCGGGTGCTCAGAAGCTGCCCAGAGTTCTCCGCCTCAATCCGCATGAAAAAACTAGGCCGACGAGCCTGCTGCCTATTAGGCCTAAAGATGTCAATAATTTGGAGAGGAGGGCAGACTTGCAGTTGGAATTCGCTGCGCAGTTTAAAGGTAAGAATGAAACAAAATATTCTATGTATAAGGAATATTATGCAGAGGACTCTAAGGCGCATGCCTTTGCTAAAGAGCATCGAGGTGAAAAGTTGATAACGAAATATGGGCGACAAGCAGCCAAAAGATCTGCAAAAAGAATGGCTAGATTAGAAAATATGCAAGTTGAAGAAAAGAAGGCTGTTTTTTTAGACTGGCAAGCCAACTCCGATCAGCAAATGAGAGCTGTCCAGCGCGGTCCGGGTGAAGTCAGGAGTTATCTGGGCGTTGATAATATGGAAAGAATACGGAAGGAGAGAAAATAACTAACATTTCAAAAATTTAGCGACAAGGAATGACAATTGCCAACCAGTTTGGATGAGTGATCCATTACAGCCGTCGAAAAAATGTCTGTTGCTCGGTAATACCCAGTCCCGATCGGCGATACTAGTCCCATCCGCCGCCTGGATATCGAGGAATCGCATGCCGCTTCACGTTTTAGACAGTCTGTCTGCCGTTGCGCCTGATGAATGGGACGCCTTGGTACCCGCCAACCAACCGTTCCTGCGCCACGCCTTCCTGAGCACCCTGGAAGACAGCGTCAGCCTGGGCCCGCAATCCGGTTGGCAAGCGGAGCATCTGCTGCACATCGAAGACGGACGCCTGCTCGCAGCCTTGCCCAGTTACCGCAAGTGGCATTCCTACGGTGAATACGTGTTCGACCACGCCTGGGCCGATGCCTGCGCCCGAGCCGGGATCGAATATTACCCCAAGTTGCTGACGGCGGTGCCGTTCAGTCCGGTCAGTGGCCCGCGACTGCTGGCGGCGCGGGTCGAGGATGGTCTGGAGCTGCTGGGCAGCCTGCCGGGTTATCTGGAGATCGAAGGGCTTTCCAGCGCTCACATCAACTTCACCGATGCCTTCACCGACGCGGCGCTGGCCGGGCAGGAGGGGTGGCTGCAGCGAATTGGCTGCCAGTACCACTGGCAAAACCGTGGTTATCGGGACTTCCAGGACTTTCTTGATGCCCTCAGTTCTCGCAAGCGCAAGCAGATGCGCAAGGAACGTGAACAAGTGGCGGGGCAGGGCATCGAGTTTGAATGGCTCGAAGGTCAGCAACTGGACGAGGCCCAGTGGGATTTTGTCTACGCCTGTTACGCCAACACTTACGCGGTGCGTCGGCAGGCACCGTACCTGACCCGGGCGTTCTTCAGTCTGCTGGCCGAGCGTATGCCCGAGGCCATTCGTGTGGTGCTGGCCAAGCAAGGTTCACGGCCGGTGGCGATGGCGTTCAGCCTGGTGGGCGGCGACAGTTTCTACGGGCGTTACTGGGGCTGCCTGGCGGAGTTTGACCGCCTGCACTTCGAGACCTGTTTCTATCAAGGCATGGATTACGCGATTGCCCATGGCTTGCAGCGCTTCGATGCCGGGGCCCAGGGCGAGCACAAGTTGATTCGCGGGTTCGAGCCGGTGATTACCCGCTCGTGGCATTATTTGCGTCATCCCGGTTTGAAAGCCGCAGTTGAAGATTTTCTCGCCCGGGAACAGGAGGGGGTGCTGGCGTACGCCGAGGAGGCGAAAACAGCACTGCCTTATCGGCAGTGCTGATCTTCGCAGGTATGGCTCAGCGGGTTTCCTGGCCCAGCCAGCGGTAGGAGATACCGCCGATGACCGCGCCCAGCAGTGGTGCGACCCAGAACAGCCACAGTTGCTCGATGGCCCAGCCGCCGACGATCAACGCCGGACCGGTACTGCGGGCCGGGTTGACCGAAGTGTTGGTGACCGGGATCGAGATCAGGTGAATGAGCGTCAGGGCCAGGCCGATGGCAATCGGTGCCAGCCCGGCCGGGGCACGTTTATCGGTGGCGCCGAGGATGATCAGGATGAACATCGCCGTCATGACCAGCTCGGTCACAAAACCTGCCGCCATCGAATACCCACCGGGCGAATGCTCGCCATAGCCGTTTGACGCCAGGCCGGATGCGGCCAGGTCAAACCCTTCCTTGCCGCTGGCGATGAAGTAGATCAGCGCGGCGGCCAGCACCCCGCCGATGACCTGGGCGATGATGTAGGCAGGCAATTCCTTGGCCGGAAACCGTCCTCCTACGTACAAGCCCACCGACACCGCCGGGTTGAGGTGGCAACCCGAGATATGACCGATGGCGAAGGCCATGGTCAACACCGTCAGGCCGAACGCCAGGGCAACCCCCAGCACGCCAATCCCGGAGGCGGCCAATACCGCGCTGCCGCAGCCGCCCAATACCAGCCAGAACGTACCTAGCAACTCAGTCGCAGAACGTTTGAATAAAGACATAAGCATCCTTGAAAAACAGTCGTGATAATCGGTTATGCATCCAGCAGAATTACGACAGGTTCATCTCCAGAACCTGAGCTGAGTACAGCAGAGCGTTGCGACAAATCCAGCGGCATTAAAAAACCGCCAGCGTCATGGACTGTGGCGGTTTTGGCCTTGGTCGGCGGGGAGTATGTTGCGGCTGTTCGGGCTGGATGGATCCTGGACAGAATTTTTCAGAAAGGCCTTGGGGCTGCACTCCGCAGAAGTAGAGCAGGGAGCGGTCAGCTTTTGTGGCGAGGGGATTTAGCGAAACGTCGCACCGCCCCGCTGGGCTGCGCAGCAGCCCCAACACGCCTGAGTTCCACCCGGCTCGATGGGGTGATGCTCGGATTTCCGGGGGCGCTTCGCACCCCAGCGGGAGCAAGCTCCCTCGCCACGGGGGCGGTGGTGTCTGGTTGATTCAGTCGATCCCCACGAACCCACCCGTCTGGTGCTGCCACAACCGCGCATACAACCCACATGAGCCAGCAGTTCGTATCGGCAGTGCCAGGCTTGCTGGCTGACACCGAACCCTGTGGCGAGGGAGCTTGCTCCCGCTGGGCTGCGCAGCAGCCCCAACAAGCCTGAGTTCCACCCGGCTCGATGGGGTGATGCTCGGATTTCCGGGGGCGCTTCGCACCCCAGCGGGAGCAAGCTCCCTCGCCACGGGGGCGGTGGTGTCTGGTTGATTCAGTCGATCCCCACGAACCCACCCGTCTGGTGCTGCCACAACCGCGCATACAACCCACCATGGGCCAGCAGTTCGGCATGGCTACCGGTTTCGGCAATGCGGCCGTTTTCCAGCACCACCAGTCGGTCCATTCGGGCGATGGTGGAGAGGCGGTGGGCGATGGCGATTACGGTCTTGCCTTGCATCAGCGTCTCGAGGCTTTCCTGGATCGCCGCCTCGACTTCCGAGTCCAGCGCGGAGGTCGCTTCGTCCATGATCAGGATCGGCGCGTCCTTGAGCAGCACCCGCGCGATAGCGATGCGCTGGCGCTGGCCGCCGGACAGCTTCACGCCGCGCTCGCCCACGTGGGCGTCGAAGCCGGTGCGGCCTTCGGCGTCCGACAGCAACGGAATGAACTCATCGGCGCGGGCCTTGCGCACGGCTTCCCAGAGTTGTGCGTCCGTGGCGTCGGGCTTCCCGTAAAGCAGGTTGTCGCGAATCGAGCGGTGCAGCAGCGAGGTGTCCTGGGTGATCATGCCGATGCGCTCGCGCAGGCTTTCCTGGCCGACTTCGGCGATGTCCTGGCCGTCGATGAGGATGCGCCCGCCCTGCACGTCATAGAGGCGCAGCAGCAGGTTGACCAATGTGGACTTGCCCGCGCCGGACGGGCCGATCAGGCCGATTTTCTCGCCGGGCTTGATGGTCAGGTTGAGGTCGCCGATCACACCGCTTTTCTTGCCATAGTGGAAATCCACGTGCTCGAAACGCACCTCGCCGCGAGCGACCGCCAAGGGCTTGGCCTGGTCGCGATCGGTGACGCTGACCGGTTGGGCGATGGTCTGCAGACCGTCCTGGACCATGCCGATGTTTTCGAAGATGCCGTTGACCACCCACATGATCCAGCCGGACATGTTGACGATGCGGATCACCAGTCCGGTGGCCAGGGCAATGGCGCCCACGCTGATCAGCGACTGGGTCCACAGCCACAGCGCCAGCGCCGTGGTGCCAACGATCAGCAGCCCGTTCATGCTGGTGATGACCACGTCCATGCTGGTCACTACCCGCCCGGCCAACTGGGCTTTTTCGGTCTGTTCCTGGATCGCTTCGCGGGCGTATTGCTGCTCGAAGTTGGTGTGGGCGAACAGCTTCAGGGTGGTGATGTTGGTGTAGCCGTCGACGATCCGGCCCATGAGTTTGGAGCGCGCATCGGACGACACCACCGAACGTTCCTTGACCCTCGGTACGAAGTAGCAGAGGGCGCCGATGTAGGCGGCGATCCACATCAGCAGCGGGATCATCAGGCGCCAGTCGGCTTCGGCGAACAGCACCAGGGAACTGACGGCGTAGATCAGCACGTGCCACAACGCATCCACGGCCTGTACTGCCGAGTCGCGCAGGGAGTTGCCAGTCTGCATGATGCGCTGAGCAATGCGCCCGGCGAAGTCGTTCTGGAAGAAGTTCAGGCTCTGCTTGAGCACGTAGCTGTGGTTCTGCCAGCGGATCAGGCTGGTCATGCCGGGGCTCAGGGTCTGGTGCACCAGCAGGTCATGCAGGGCCACGAAGATCGGTCGAAAGACCAGCGCCACCACCGCCATCCAGGCCAGCTCCACACCGTGGATCTTGAAGAAGTCCACATTTGGCGTGCCCTGGGTCAGGTCGATGATGCGGCTCAGGTAGCTGAACAGCGCCACTTCGATCAGCGCGCCGATCAGGCCCACCACCAGCAGCACGGCGAAGCTGGGCCAGACTTGTTTCAGGTAATAGGTGTAGAAGGGCAGGACCCGGTTCGGCGGGGCCGAGGTCGGGGCGTCGCGGAAGATATCGATCAGTGTTTCGAAACGGCGATAAACCATGGGGTACATAGCAGCCCGGGCGAGGGCTCTCCTTTTTTCCTGTGAGCGGCGCGCGACCGGCGCCGCTCAGGCTTGCCCTGTGCGGTTTAGTCGATGCGCTTGGCCGACTTGATGATCACAGGGTCGATCGGCACGTTTTGCATGCCTTGCTTGGTGGTGGCCTGGGAGTTGACGATGATGTCCACCACGTCCATGCCCTTGACCACTTTGGCGAATACCGCGTAACCGGCGTCACGGCCCGGGTCGAGGAATGCGTTGTCGGCCACGTTGATGAAGAACTGGCTGGTGGCCGAGTCCGGGTTGGACGTGCGAGCCATCGACAAGGTGCCGCGAACGTTGTGCAGGCCATTGCTGGCTTCGTTCTTGATGGGTGCCTTGGTTTCTTTTTGCTGCATCTGTGCCGTGAAACCGCCGCCCTGGGCCATGAAACCCGGGATCACGCGGTGAAAGATCGTGCCGTTGTAGAAGCCGCTGTCCACGTACTCAAGGAAGTTCTTGGTACTGATGGGGGCTTTGACCGGGTCCAGTTCGATTTCGATCTGGCCGTTGGTGGTTTCCAGCAACACGTGAGGCGCTGGCGCGGCCATCAGGTTGGCGGCAAACAGTACGGTACCGGCGGCGAGGGCGATTTTTTTCAGCATGGGGTCAGTGATCCTGAGTGGTGGAATCGGTTGCGGTCAAAAAGTCGAGCAGGGTTTGATTGAAACGTTCGGGTTGATCCAGCGGGGTAGCGTGCCGTGAGTCGGCGATGACCACCAGCCGTGCATCGGGCAGCAGTTTTACATAGGCTTCTTTCAGCGCCACCGGGGTGTAGTCGTGGTCGGCGCAAATGACCAGGGTTGGACAGGCGACCTGCGACAGTCGTTCCTGCACGCCCCAGCCGACGATGGCATCGAAGCTGGCGAGATAAGCATGTTTGTCGTTTTTTGCCCAGCGCCGAGCCATTTCCAGGCGTAACTCGGTTTGTTCGGGCTTGGGAAACAGCTTGGCGCCCAGGGCCTTGCCAATGGTTTCCAGGCTGAGAATGCGCATCAGGCTCCAGCGCTTGAACCATTGCCAGCAGTCGTCGGGCGTGCGGACTTTGACTTCCGGCGCGCTGTTGACGATGCACAGGCTCTTGACGAGGCCGGGGTGGTCCACCGCCAGTTGAAAGCAGATCATGCCACCCATGGACCAGCCCACCAGATGCACCGGACCCAGGTCCAGATGTTCGATCAGGGCGACCAGGTCGGCGCTGAAGCCTTCGATGCTGTAGCGCTCGCGCGGCTTGTCGGAACGCCCGTGGCCGCGCACGTCCACCACGATCAGGTGGTAGCGGGCGGACAACACCGGGATCTGCTTTTCCCAGTCGCGGGTGCTGGAGCCCAGGCCATGGACCAGCAGCAAGGGGGCGCCGTGGCCATATTCCTCATAGTGCAGGTTACAACCTTCGTGTTCGAAATAGGCCATCGGCGAAGTCCTTGTCAGGCTTGTTCAGGGGCGGCGAACGGTGCATCCAGCGGCGCGGTGTCGAAAGTGCGCAGCAGTTCGATAAGGATTTGCGTGGCCGGACCCAGGGGTTTTTCCTTGTTTGAATACAAATAGAAGCTCGGGTTGCGACTGCCACCCTGATCCAAGGGTAGACGTTTGAGCGTGCCTTCCCGCAG
This genomic window contains:
- a CDS encoding RNA polymerase sigma factor, translated to MTVTDDTQLLKRLLAGEQQAYKELVSTYQGPMRAVAYAIVGSRHADEVVQDAWLSVVRNLNGFQGRSSLKTWLLTITANAAKGRYKQNRREVLLDDLPSPHGTLGDDRFAADGHWLLAPFAWHQDTPEALLTMSELRDCLEHTLLSLSELQSSVLTLRERQGLEPEEICNLLDISLSNVRVLLHRARLKVFATVEHFEETGEC
- a CDS encoding alpha/beta hydrolase; protein product: MAYFEHEGCNLHYEEYGHGAPLLLVHGLGSSTRDWEKQIPVLSARYHLIVVDVRGHGRSDKPRERYSIEGFSADLVALIEHLDLGPVHLVGWSMGGMICFQLAVDHPGLVKSLCIVNSAPEVKVRTPDDCWQWFKRWSLMRILSLETIGKALGAKLFPKPEQTELRLEMARRWAKNDKHAYLASFDAIVGWGVQERLSQVACPTLVICADHDYTPVALKEAYVKLLPDARLVVIADSRHATPLDQPERFNQTLLDFLTATDSTTQDH
- a CDS encoding beta-ketoacyl-ACP synthase III; its protein translation is MHNVVISGTGLYTPANSISNEELVQSFNTYVTQFNADNAEAIERGEVEALTESNAAFIEKASGIKSRFVMDKDGILDPQRMAPRLPERSNDEWSVLCEMAVGAAKQALERAGRTAADIDGVIVACSNLQRAYPAIAIEVQEALGIEGFGFDMNVACSSATFGIQAAANSVQLGQARAILMVNPEVCTGHLNFRDRDSHFIFGDAATAVIIERADLATSPYQFDVVSTKLLTKFSNNIRNNFGFLNRAAEEGIGSRDKLFVQEGRKVFRDVCPMVAELIAAHLEENQLNVGEVKRFWLHQANLSMNHLIVRKLLGREATEEEAPVILDRYANTSSAGSVIAFHKYQDDLPSGSVAVLSSFGAGYSIGSVILRKH
- a CDS encoding porin, with amino-acid sequence MIRKHFAGVAASALAMAVTAQAFAGTVTTDGADIVVKTKGGLEVATTDKEFSFKLGGRLQADYSQFNGIYTDNGDKADAAYIRRGFLELSGVLYTDWAYTLNYDFSHNSGDSDNGYFDEASLAYNGFKPVSIKVGRFDPDFGLEKATSSKWVTAPERNAAYDLIDWANGHQNGLGIQASSTFADSFYASAGVFSKDTDDTDGNSIKQANGRFVFAPMHEAGNVLHFGLNVASRDVSDTAFDARYRSRLGMRGVETLGGNDAGPNGNRPVLGGANNSPAGSYDTDTAYGLEAAFAMGPASIQGEYISRKTKADSDAFEDLKGHGFYVQGAYTITGESRGYKVGKFDAIKPQNKSIGAWEVFYRFDSMTVEDDNITTASATRDVGDAEAKVHNLGVNWYANEAVKITAAYVKAKTDNVTNANGDDDGKGVVVRAQYVF
- a CDS encoding GNAT family N-acetyltransferase, with protein sequence MPLHVLDSLSAVAPDEWDALVPANQPFLRHAFLSTLEDSVSLGPQSGWQAEHLLHIEDGRLLAALPSYRKWHSYGEYVFDHAWADACARAGIEYYPKLLTAVPFSPVSGPRLLAARVEDGLELLGSLPGYLEIEGLSSAHINFTDAFTDAALAGQEGWLQRIGCQYHWQNRGYRDFQDFLDALSSRKRKQMRKEREQVAGQGIEFEWLEGQQLDEAQWDFVYACYANTYAVRRQAPYLTRAFFSLLAERMPEAIRVVLAKQGSRPVAMAFSLVGGDSFYGRYWGCLAEFDRLHFETCFYQGMDYAIAHGLQRFDAGAQGEHKLIRGFEPVITRSWHYLRHPGLKAAVEDFLAREQEGVLAYAEEAKTALPYRQC
- a CDS encoding RHS repeat-associated core domain-containing protein, with amino-acid sequence MAGPDKKEQLASNESSPEADASSGEPAFSFHYDALDTLAGRSTSSGKEHRFYRHDELANEILGGVSRTFLRAEGIVLAEQQTGGEPTPRLLAGDDKNSVLVEVSQDAIKAIAYSAYGHRMDDASVRSPLGYNGERRETQTGWYLLGNGYRVFNPLLMRFHSPDSLSPFGKGGLNAYMYCVGDPINNLDPTGHTVFGFFSRGFRGLFGSNRITTATPGAQKLPRVLRLNPHEKTRPTSLLPIRPKDVNNLERRADLQLEFAAQFKGKNETKYSMYKEYYAEDSKAHAFAKEHRGEKLITKYGRQAAKRSAKRMARLENMQVEEKKAVFLDWQANSDQQMRAVQRGPGEVRSYLGVDNMERIRKERK
- a CDS encoding ABC transporter ATP-binding protein, encoding MVYRRFETLIDIFRDAPTSAPPNRVLPFYTYYLKQVWPSFAVLLVVGLIGALIEVALFSYLSRIIDLTQGTPNVDFFKIHGVELAWMAVVALVFRPIFVALHDLLVHQTLSPGMTSLIRWQNHSYVLKQSLNFFQNDFAGRIAQRIMQTGNSLRDSAVQAVDALWHVLIYAVSSLVLFAEADWRLMIPLLMWIAAYIGALCYFVPRVKERSVVSSDARSKLMGRIVDGYTNITTLKLFAHTNFEQQYAREAIQEQTEKAQLAGRVVTSMDVVITSMNGLLIVGTTALALWLWTQSLISVGAIALATGLVIRIVNMSGWIMWVVNGIFENIGMVQDGLQTIAQPVSVTDRDQAKPLAVARGEVRFEHVDFHYGKKSGVIGDLNLTIKPGEKIGLIGPSGAGKSTLVNLLLRLYDVQGGRILIDGQDIAEVGQESLRERIGMITQDTSLLHRSIRDNLLYGKPDATDAQLWEAVRKARADEFIPLLSDAEGRTGFDAHVGERGVKLSGGQRQRIAIARVLLKDAPILIMDEATSALDSEVEAAIQESLETLMQGKTVIAIAHRLSTIARMDRLVVLENGRIAETGSHAELLAHGGLYARLWQHQTGGFVGID
- a CDS encoding peptidylprolyl isomerase translates to MLKKIALAAGTVLFAANLMAAPAPHVLLETTNGQIEIELDPVKAPISTKNFLEYVDSGFYNGTIFHRVIPGFMAQGGGFTAQMQQKETKAPIKNEASNGLHNVRGTLSMARTSNPDSATSQFFINVADNAFLDPGRDAGYAVFAKVVKGMDVVDIIVNSQATTKQGMQNVPIDPVIIKSAKRID
- a CDS encoding zf-HC2 domain-containing protein, whose translation is MLTCKEQVARSSDYLDGQLSFRERLMVRHHLMFCAHCRRFIRQMRLMQATLKKLPEAPIPDLDHLAEKLASERRRNIR
- the aqpZ gene encoding aquaporin Z, coding for MSLFKRSATELLGTFWLVLGGCGSAVLAASGIGVLGVALAFGLTVLTMAFAIGHISGCHLNPAVSVGLYVGGRFPAKELPAYIIAQVIGGVLAAALIYFIASGKEGFDLAASGLASNGYGEHSPGGYSMAAGFVTELVMTAMFILIILGATDKRAPAGLAPIAIGLALTLIHLISIPVTNTSVNPARSTGPALIVGGWAIEQLWLFWVAPLLGAVIGGISYRWLGQETR